In one window of Oncorhynchus gorbuscha isolate QuinsamMale2020 ecotype Even-year unplaced genomic scaffold, OgorEven_v1.0 Un_scaffold_1107, whole genome shotgun sequence DNA:
- the LOC124021420 gene encoding zinc finger protein 2 homolog, producing MRIHTGEKSYRCSVCGRGFAGATNLTNHTRIHTGEKPYRCTECGRCFSVLGHLQTHMRSHTGEKPHRCTECGRCFSVLGHLQTHMRSHTGEKSHRCTECGRCFSVLGHLQTHMRSHTGEKPYRCTECGRCFSVLGHLQTHMRSHTGEKPHRCTECGRCFSVLGHLQTHMRSHTGEKPYRCTVCGKGFSVSCNRTQNMMIHTGEKPYRCTVCGKGFSVSCNRTQHMMIHTGEKPYRCTVCGKGFSVSCNRTQNMMIHTGEKPYRCTVCGKGFSVSCNRTQHMMIHTGERPYHCPDCQKGFITMVRLRRHQIAVHTQGEMFFCK from the coding sequence ATGAGaatccacacaggggagaaatccTACCGATGTTCTGTCTGCGGCAGAGGGTTCGCAGGAGCAACCAATCTAACCAATCACACGAGGATCCACACGGGGGAGAAACCCTACCGCTGTACTGAGTGTGGAAGGTGTTTCTCTGTCCTGGGTCATCTCCAGACACACATGAGGAGCCACACGGGGGAGAAACCCCACCGCTGTACTGAGTGTGGAAGGTGTTTCTCTGTCCTGGGTCATCTCCAGACACACATGAGGAGCCACACGGGGGAGAAATCCCACCGCTGTACTGAGTGTGGAAGGTGTTTCTCTGTCCTGGGTCATCTCCAGACACACATGAGGAGCCACACGGGGGAGAAACCCTACCGCTGTACTGAGTGTGGAAGGTGTTTCTCTGTCCTGGGTCATCTCCAGACACACATGAGGAGCCACACGGGGGAGAAACCCCACCGCTGTACTGAGTGTGGAAGGTGTTTCTCTGTCCTGGGTCATCTCCAGACACACATGAGGAGCCACACGGGGGAGAAACCCTACCGGTGTACTGTCTGCGGTAAAGGGTTTAGTGTGAGCTGCAACCGGACGCAGAACATGatgatacacacaggggagaaaccctaccgGTGTACTGTCTGCGGTAAAGGGTTTAGTGTGAGCTGCAACCGGACGCAGCACATGatgatacacacaggggagaaaccctaccgGTGTACTGTCTGCGGTAAAGGGTTTAGTGTGAGCTGCAACCGGACGCAGAACATGatgatacacacaggggagaaaccctaccgGTGTACTGTCTGCGGTAAAGGGTTTAGTGTGAGCTGCAACCGGACGCAGCACATGatgatacacacaggggagagaccGTACCACTGTCCTGACTGTCAGAAAGGATTCATCACCATGGTCCGGCTGAGGAGACATCAGATCGCCGTTCACACGCAGGGAGAAATGTTCTTCTGTAAATGA